Proteins encoded within one genomic window of Comamonas endophytica:
- a CDS encoding LysR family transcriptional regulator has product MDLRTLRYFIAVLEAGSLSRAAGSLYVAQPALTAQIKKLEAELGAQLLERSHAGVTPTPAGMQLYEDARRLLSDADALRERIQRLPQGPEGSVTVAAPFLLASLLLGPVLAGLRRSHPRIRVFVLDDLSLMVRKAMLERRADIGILVDTPQLENLRCRPLARESIFICGHDVDGTVAPLLRRLAAGGYPEIDFVRAAQLPLVLQSRRFSIRQAVEETASRQGVGLNVVHEHDSARVIRSLYQCGAGFTFTPACSLAESTHQGRKDWIVARVARPALQRAYTLATSAERLNDAATQVVADALAQETARLVRAGIWQAELLS; this is encoded by the coding sequence ATGGACCTGCGCACCCTCCGTTATTTCATTGCCGTGCTCGAGGCCGGCAGCCTGTCGCGCGCCGCGGGCTCGCTGTATGTGGCGCAGCCCGCGCTCACCGCGCAGATCAAGAAGCTCGAGGCGGAGCTCGGCGCCCAGCTGCTCGAGCGCTCGCATGCAGGCGTGACGCCTACGCCTGCGGGCATGCAGCTCTACGAGGATGCGCGGCGGCTGCTGTCGGACGCGGATGCGCTGCGCGAGCGCATCCAGCGCCTGCCACAGGGGCCCGAAGGCTCGGTGACGGTGGCCGCGCCCTTCCTGCTGGCCTCGCTGCTGCTCGGGCCGGTGCTGGCCGGCCTCAGGCGCAGCCATCCGCGCATCCGCGTGTTCGTGCTGGACGACCTGAGCCTGATGGTGCGCAAGGCGATGCTCGAGCGCCGTGCCGACATCGGCATCCTGGTCGATACGCCGCAGCTGGAGAACCTGCGCTGCCGGCCATTGGCGCGCGAATCGATCTTCATCTGCGGGCATGACGTCGACGGCACGGTGGCGCCGCTGCTGCGCCGGCTGGCCGCGGGCGGCTACCCGGAAATCGACTTTGTCCGGGCAGCGCAGCTGCCGCTGGTGCTGCAGTCGCGGCGTTTTTCCATCCGCCAGGCGGTGGAGGAGACGGCGAGCCGCCAGGGCGTGGGCCTGAACGTGGTGCACGAGCACGACTCGGCGCGCGTGATCCGCTCGCTCTACCAGTGCGGCGCGGGCTTCACCTTCACGCCCGCCTGCTCGCTGGCCGAAAGCACGCACCAGGGCCGCAAGGACTGGATCGTCGCGCGCGTGGCCCGGCCCGCGCTGCAGCGCGCCTATACGCTGGCGACCTCGGCGGAACGCCTGAATGATGCCGCGACCCAGGTGGTGGCCGATGCGCTGGCCCAGGAGACCGCGCGGCTGGTGCGGGCCGGCATCTGGCAGGCCGAGCTGCTGTCCTGA
- a CDS encoding MmgE/PrpD family protein codes for MHVSETLGHFGASFHSRPVAAQVIHHAKRAVVDWYAALIAGYAMNPTPLLERAMAEDLDRGLARLALGRKATVKAAALIHGTASHAAEVDDIFKHAIYHPGAPTISAALAVAQQVQAGGEEFLRAVIVGYEVSTRIGQILGRAHYRYWHNTGTAGTFGAAAAAAYLLRLDPAQSTHALCTAATFAAGLQQAFQMDSMSKPLHSGRAAEAGVAAAAMAQQGVTGSLDVFEGRMGMGVAMSDAPDWQPVLADLGQVFNICAMTFKNHSCCGHTFAPIDGALALQQAHGFNAADIAEIKVATYAPALAVAGNPQPATAAEARFSIPYVVATALLHGSVRLAAFDAERLADPALRALMQRVVLEVHPELDQQFPGQRAARVDITLKDGTRHGFLQPTRKGDPDLPLTDEDLQSKLVEFATPVLGADGVQSVSRQLWALETAPDLTFL; via the coding sequence ATGCATGTCAGCGAAACCCTTGGCCACTTCGGCGCCAGCTTCCACTCCCGGCCGGTTGCGGCGCAGGTCATCCACCATGCCAAGCGCGCCGTCGTCGACTGGTATGCGGCGCTGATTGCCGGGTATGCGATGAACCCCACGCCCCTGCTGGAGCGGGCCATGGCCGAGGACCTGGACCGCGGCCTGGCCCGCCTGGCGCTGGGCCGCAAGGCCACCGTGAAGGCGGCCGCGCTGATCCACGGCACGGCTTCGCACGCGGCCGAGGTCGATGACATCTTCAAGCACGCGATCTACCACCCGGGCGCACCCACCATCTCCGCGGCGCTGGCCGTGGCCCAGCAGGTGCAGGCCGGCGGCGAGGAGTTCCTGCGCGCCGTCATCGTCGGCTACGAGGTGTCGACGCGCATCGGCCAGATCCTGGGGCGCGCGCATTACCGCTACTGGCACAACACCGGCACCGCGGGCACGTTCGGCGCGGCGGCGGCGGCGGCGTATCTGCTGCGCCTGGATCCAGCGCAGTCCACGCATGCGCTGTGCACCGCAGCCACCTTTGCCGCCGGCCTGCAGCAGGCCTTCCAGATGGATTCGATGTCCAAGCCGCTGCATTCGGGCCGCGCCGCCGAAGCCGGCGTGGCCGCCGCTGCGATGGCGCAGCAGGGCGTGACCGGTTCGCTGGATGTCTTCGAGGGCCGCATGGGCATGGGCGTGGCCATGAGCGACGCGCCCGACTGGCAGCCGGTGCTTGCCGACCTGGGCCAGGTCTTCAACATCTGCGCGATGACCTTCAAGAACCACAGCTGCTGCGGCCATACCTTCGCGCCCATCGACGGTGCGCTGGCGCTGCAGCAGGCGCATGGCTTCAACGCCGCGGACATCGCCGAAATCAAGGTCGCCACCTATGCGCCGGCGCTGGCCGTGGCCGGCAACCCGCAGCCCGCCACGGCAGCGGAGGCGCGCTTCAGCATTCCCTATGTGGTGGCTACGGCGCTGCTCCACGGCAGCGTGCGCCTGGCGGCTTTCGATGCCGAGCGCCTGGCCGACCCGGCGCTGCGCGCATTGATGCAGCGCGTGGTGCTCGAGGTCCATCCCGAACTGGACCAGCAATTCCCGGGGCAGCGCGCGGCCCGGGTGGACATCACGCTCAAGGATGGCACGCGGCACGGCTTCCTGCAGCCCACGCGCAAGGGCGACCCGGACCTGCCGCTGACGGACGAGGACCTGCAATCCAAGCTGGTGGAATTCGCCACGCCGGTGCTGGGCGCCGATGGCGTGCAAAGTGTTTCGCGCCAGCTGTGGGCGCTGGAGACTGCGCCGGATCTGACGTTTCTCTAG
- a CDS encoding acyl-CoA dehydrogenase family protein has product MNFELSEEHQAFADSVARFAQDKLAPGALERAHAAEYPWETAQLLAQQGLLGIAFAEEDGGQGGTLMHAVLAIEQIALACPKSADIVQAGNFGPIRTFVEYATPEQKQRFLPDLLSGKKVISLGMSEPDAGSAATELKTSAREDGDGWVINGSKVFSTNSPDAELFLIYVRFGPGVGGIGSVLVERGTPGFVVGTPSAFMNGESWSQLYFEDCRIPKANLLLGPGGFKKQISGFNVERLGNSARALALGRYAFNQAREHALTRRQFGRELCEFQGLQWKFADMWMKLEQAQLLLYKAALEGEHGLPSAQSTAMAKLACNLAGWEASNEAMQVMGGMGFSQEALVEYCVRRTRGWMIAGGSIEMLKNRIAEGVFGRTFSQRPAKA; this is encoded by the coding sequence ATGAATTTCGAACTCTCCGAGGAACACCAGGCGTTTGCCGACAGCGTCGCGCGCTTCGCCCAGGACAAGCTCGCGCCCGGCGCGCTGGAGCGCGCCCACGCCGCAGAATATCCCTGGGAAACCGCCCAACTGCTGGCCCAGCAGGGCCTGCTGGGAATTGCCTTTGCCGAGGAGGACGGCGGCCAGGGCGGCACGCTGATGCACGCCGTGCTGGCCATCGAGCAGATCGCCCTGGCCTGCCCCAAGAGCGCGGACATCGTGCAGGCCGGCAACTTCGGCCCGATCCGCACCTTCGTCGAATACGCCACGCCCGAGCAGAAGCAGCGCTTTCTGCCCGACCTGCTGTCTGGAAAAAAAGTCATTTCTCTAGGCATGAGCGAGCCCGATGCTGGGTCGGCCGCCACCGAGCTCAAGACCAGCGCCCGCGAGGACGGTGACGGCTGGGTGATCAACGGCAGCAAGGTGTTCTCCACCAACAGCCCCGATGCCGAGCTGTTCCTGATCTACGTGCGCTTCGGCCCGGGCGTAGGCGGCATCGGCTCGGTGCTGGTGGAGCGCGGCACCCCCGGCTTCGTCGTCGGCACGCCCTCGGCCTTCATGAACGGCGAGAGCTGGTCGCAGCTCTACTTCGAGGACTGCCGCATCCCCAAGGCCAACCTGCTGCTGGGCCCGGGCGGCTTCAAGAAGCAGATCTCCGGCTTCAACGTCGAGCGCCTGGGCAACTCGGCGCGCGCGCTGGCCCTGGGCCGCTACGCCTTCAACCAGGCGCGCGAGCATGCGCTGACGCGCCGGCAGTTCGGCCGCGAACTGTGCGAGTTCCAGGGCCTGCAGTGGAAATTCGCCGACATGTGGATGAAGCTCGAGCAGGCGCAGCTGCTGCTCTACAAGGCGGCCCTCGAAGGCGAGCACGGGCTGCCCAGCGCGCAGAGCACCGCCATGGCCAAGCTGGCCTGCAATCTGGCGGGCTGGGAAGCCTCGAACGAGGCCATGCAGGTCATGGGCGGCATGGGCTTCAGCCAGGAGGCGCTGGTCGAGTACTGCGTGCGCCGCACGCGCGGCTGGATGATCGCCGGCGGCTCCATCGAGATGCTGAAGAACCGCATTGCCGAAGGCGTGTTCGGCAGAACCTTTTCGCAGCGTCCGGCCAAGGCCTGA